DNA from Triticum urartu cultivar G1812 unplaced genomic scaffold, Tu2.1 TuUngrouped_contig_6882, whole genome shotgun sequence:
ACGAGCACTTATATATGAGTACATGCCTAACGGTTCTTTGGACAAGTACATTTACTCGGAGAACCCGAAAGAAATTTTAGGATGGGAGAGGCTCTATGCGATAGCAGTCGGTATTGCTCATGGCCTAGAATACTTGCATCATGGTTGTAATACACGGATTGTTCACTTCGATATCAAGCCTCAAAATATACTTTTAGACAAGGATTTTAGCCCAAAGATTGCTGATTTTGGTCTAGCTAAGTTGTGTCATGCAAAGGAGAGTAAGCTTTCAATGACTGGTGCTAGAGGAACCATTGGCTTCATCGCTCCAGAAGTTCACTCTCGAACCTTCGGAGTGGTTTCAACCAAGTCAGACGTTTATAGTTATGGAATGATGCTTTTGGAGATGGTTGGAGGCAGGAGAAACGTGAAATCAATTGTTGAAAATTCCAGCGAAAAGTATTTTCCAGACTGGATTTACGACCACTTTGCACAACATGATGGATTACAAGCATGTGAAGTCACAGGAGAAATTGAGGAAATTGCAAGAAAGATGACCTTAATTGGCTTGTGGTGCGTACAAATATTGCCTACATATCGCCCTACCATAAGCAAAGTTCTAGAAATGTTCGAGAGAAGCTCAGATGACATGGACATGCCACCCAAACAGAACTTCTCTGGATTGCTGTAAGATATATTTCTCCATAAATCTTTGTTTCATTATTTTTCGGTGAAGTTGCTATGTTGAACAATTATATTCAATAACTTGATATGTGCTTATCTCTCATTCCAGTGAAAATTCAGCTCACAACATGAATGTACAAAGTTCAAATTCTAAAAGATCCGAGGAGATAAGACATGTAAATTCAAGAATGTTGCAGTGATTACCAATTCTTTGAGAAGGTGACTTGTACCAGAGATAAACAAGCGCAGCGGAGTTCAGCAATGTATCATAAAACAAACATATATAATTGTCAATGCACCATTGCTTAGAAATTCCTTAGTTTCAGGCAAGCATCTCAGACTTCCAATTTACTTTGAGATACCATCACTTTTTCTTTCTTATAAATTACAGAGAAGGCTGTCTAATGGTGGAATTGACAATTTGAGTAGCATGTGCAATACACCGTTATGCCACGTATGCATAAACTAGAGCAATGCGGCACTCTCTGGAACAATGTGTAACTTGCTATTCT
Protein-coding regions in this window:
- the LOC125531210 gene encoding LEAF RUST 10 DISEASE-RESISTANCE LOCUS RECEPTOR-LIKE PROTEIN KINASE-like 2.4, which gives rise to MLYYLAGSERKGKKIIPIGMISAAATFLFACIYALIWHRKGERIQFLLCKKTSSNTEKNYEAMIVSYGSLAPKRYMYSEVMKITSSRNNQLGKGGYGVVFKGRLHDGRLVAVKFLHDCKGNGDEFVNEVMSIGRTSHVNVVSLFGFCLEGSKRALIYEYMPNGSLDKYIYSENPKEILGWERLYAIAVGIAHGLEYLHHGCNTRIVHFDIKPQNILLDKDFSPKIADFGLAKLCHAKESKLSMTGARGTIGFIAPEVHSRTFGVVSTKSDVYSYGMMLLEMVGGRRNVKSIVENSSEKYFPDWIYDHFAQHDGLQACEVTGEIEEIARKMTLIGLWCVQILPTYRPTISKVLEMFERSSDDMDMPPKQNFSGLLENSAHNMNVQSSNSKRSEEIRHVNSRMLQ